A window from Leptospira wolffii serovar Khorat str. Khorat-H2 encodes these proteins:
- a CDS encoding histidine kinase dimerization/phosphoacceptor domain -containing protein, which yields MNARVVSTKEKQILVVEDNTDDSRLFEILLHEADPNGIRLRYCLTISDALSELNEYSSEIDCIILDLSLPDSFGLDGFETLKKNFPKIPIVICSGSEDETLATEALKAGAQDYLIKGKFDSLLLFRSILYAIERHYMLSKLEEQSYMLRESEERYRLIFENNPHPVILYDYDTYEIVDSNQEVEKIYGYRREEVKGLRFHNLFELPNGKRENHIPILNYGKNEPETHHHRRKDGSPLLVENTSYRFRLRGREIVLAILVDMTKWKQSEDSLIQSLRDKEAMLQEIHHRVKNNLQIMASLLNLQANYAKNKDVIRELKDTESRIYSMSLVHNELYNSKNLSEVGLSAYVDKLLDNLWNVYGIGQGVKRLVEVGDLSLAAEKALPIGMMINEIATNSIKYAYGEKKVGEFYIRAKSGKGSFRLEVGDNGKGIANFSEVENKETLGFQLIRILSKQLKAKLDIQTGSEGTLYKVEFPFL from the coding sequence ATGAATGCAAGAGTAGTATCTACTAAAGAAAAACAAATTCTCGTAGTCGAGGACAATACAGACGACTCCAGATTATTCGAGATTCTATTACACGAAGCGGATCCTAACGGAATCCGTCTTCGTTATTGCCTGACTATTTCGGACGCATTAAGCGAATTGAACGAGTATTCTTCCGAAATAGATTGCATCATCCTGGATCTCTCTCTTCCGGACAGTTTCGGTTTGGACGGTTTCGAGACCCTCAAGAAGAATTTTCCTAAGATTCCCATCGTGATCTGTTCCGGATCGGAGGACGAAACTCTGGCCACCGAAGCCTTGAAAGCGGGAGCCCAGGATTATCTGATCAAGGGCAAGTTCGATTCCTTGCTACTATTCCGTTCCATTCTATACGCGATCGAAAGGCATTATATGCTCTCCAAATTGGAGGAGCAATCCTATATGCTTCGGGAAAGCGAAGAAAGATACAGACTGATCTTCGAAAACAATCCGCATCCGGTCATTCTTTACGATTACGACACTTACGAGATCGTGGATTCCAATCAGGAAGTCGAGAAAATCTACGGATATAGAAGAGAGGAAGTGAAAGGATTGAGATTTCATAATCTTTTTGAACTTCCGAACGGAAAGAGGGAAAATCATATTCCCATTCTGAATTACGGCAAGAACGAACCGGAAACCCATCATCATAGAAGAAAGGACGGAAGTCCTCTGCTCGTGGAAAATACCTCCTACCGTTTCCGATTGCGCGGGCGAGAAATCGTACTTGCGATTCTCGTCGATATGACCAAGTGGAAACAATCCGAAGATAGTCTGATCCAATCTCTAAGAGATAAGGAAGCGATGCTCCAGGAGATCCATCATAGGGTGAAGAATAATCTTCAGATCATGGCGAGTCTTTTGAACTTGCAGGCGAATTACGCGAAGAATAAGGACGTGATCCGCGAACTAAAGGATACGGAGAGTCGTATCTATTCCATGTCTTTGGTACATAACGAATTGTATAATTCCAAAAATCTTTCGGAGGTAGGTTTGAGCGCTTACGTGGATAAACTTTTGGATAATCTTTGGAACGTATACGGGATCGGACAAGGGGTGAAAAGACTGGTAGAAGTGGGAGATTTGAGTCTCGCCGCCGAAAAGGCTTTGCCCATCGGCATGATGATCAACGAGATCGCAACTAACTCCATCAAATACGCCTACGGAGAAAAGAAGGTGGGAGAGTTTTATATCCGGGCCAAATCCGGGAAGGGCTCTTTTCGGTTGGAAGTGGGGGATAACGGCAAAGGGATCGCTAATTTTTCGGAAGTGGAAAATAAGGAGACTCTCGGCTTCCAGCTGATCCGTATTTTGTCGAAACAGCTGAAAGCTAAATTGGATATCCAAACCGGTTCCGAAGGAACACTATATAAGGTGGAATTTCCTTTTCTCTAG
- a CDS encoding response regulator gives MSAARKKYFDILLVEDNPADVRLTMEALGDLESEKRLFVAKDGEEAMDFVKGEGEFVGSARPDLILLDLNLPKKNGLEVLEELKSDPDYKRIPVVVLTTSGSDRDVIETFNLHANSYIQKPVEYENFLEAMENLRVYWFRTSRLPPK, from the coding sequence ATGAGCGCTGCCAGAAAGAAATACTTCGATATCCTTCTCGTGGAGGATAACCCCGCGGATGTTCGGTTAACGATGGAAGCCTTGGGGGATCTGGAATCCGAAAAGCGATTATTCGTTGCCAAAGACGGAGAGGAAGCGATGGATTTCGTAAAAGGAGAAGGGGAATTCGTAGGATCTGCCCGTCCGGATCTGATTCTATTAGACCTGAATCTGCCTAAGAAAAACGGTTTGGAAGTCTTGGAAGAATTGAAGTCCGATCCGGACTATAAAAGAATCCCGGTGGTGGTATTGACCACTTCCGGATCGGATCGGGACGTGATCGAGACTTTCAATTTGCACGCGAACTCATACATACAAAAGCCGGTGGAATACGAAAATTTTTTGGAAGCGATGGAAAATCTTAGGGTCTATTGGTTCCGGACGTCTCGGTTACCGCCCAAATGA
- a CDS encoding four-helix bundle copper-binding protein — protein sequence MEKEISRKQLLGWTGAAFAAMASASVFAHDHEHDPKKGKKGSKKEQAPKASKQPVGAIDAAAQCVVKGQICINMCIEFLGEGHQEMANCLRSVEETSALCEAFIKLASRKSPGTKKLASLCLESCERCAAQCDKHADHHQECKDCSDSCKACIEEFKKIIAA from the coding sequence TTGGGATGGACAGGAGCCGCTTTTGCAGCCATGGCAAGCGCGTCCGTTTTCGCCCACGATCATGAACATGATCCTAAAAAAGGAAAGAAAGGCTCAAAAAAAGAACAGGCCCCAAAAGCTTCCAAACAACCGGTAGGAGCTATAGACGCTGCGGCTCAATGCGTGGTCAAAGGCCAAATCTGCATCAATATGTGCATAGAATTCCTAGGAGAAGGTCATCAGGAAATGGCCAATTGCCTGAGAAGCGTGGAGGAGACCTCCGCTCTTTGCGAAGCTTTCATAAAGCTCGCTTCCCGTAAGTCTCCGGGAACCAAGAAACTCGCGAGCCTCTGCCTGGAGTCTTGCGAAAGATGCGCTGCTCAATGCGATAAACACGCGGATCACCACCAGGAATGCAAGGATTGCTCCGATTCCTGCAAAGCGTGCATCGAGGAATTCAAAAAGATCATCGCCGCCTAA